One segment of Nostoc flagelliforme CCNUN1 DNA contains the following:
- a CDS encoding TIGR03960 family B12-binding radical SAM protein — MAVAVEKLITSDILKPGRYLGNERLAVHKPWDTAAIRWVLTYPEVYEVGASNLGHIILYNILNAQPRQLCDRAYLPGKDLAAKLRETNTPLFAVESKRSLTEFDILGFSLSYELGATNILEMLDLAGIPLTWRERQKAEEAGGEFTNLQSQFPLIFAGGQTATSNPEPYADFFDFIALGDGEELLPEIGLVLEEGKQAGLSREHLLLDLAQIPGVYVPQFYDMAEDGSVHPHRLDVPKRILRRVATPIPAYSIGLVPYVETVHDRLTIEIRRGCTRGCRFCQPGMLTRPARDVEPNQVVEAIEQGIRATGYNEFSLLSLSCSDYLSLPAVGMEIKNRLKNENISLTLPSQRVDRFDENIANILGGTRQGGLTFAPEAGTQRMRDIVNKGLTNEELLRGVKTAWEQGWDKIKLYFMIGLPGETDADVLGIAETVSWLQRECRGKGRKPLNFNLTISNFTPKPHTPFQWHSVSTTEFKRKQNLLRQEFRRIKGVKVNFTDVRISAMEDFVGRGDRKLSKVVRRAWELGAGMDSWYENLDQAFSAWGSAIAQADLDWKYRQVENGEWNLFHAQDHTTSPDAENTQFCTDAINRVCTHSLDTPLPWDHIDTGIDKKWLKEDLQRALEAAIVPDCSFEGCSHCGVCGTDFGHNVVIESPAIPKFAGEFVPNTTKVQRLRVWFGKQGNMALVSHLDLIRLFDRVVRRAGLPIAFTGGFHPMPRISVATALALGATSSGEIADFELTVPVAVDTFREQLVREMPTDIPIYDVEQIDLKTPAATQLLETAEYLITVAALEEVTPIQWQEWIDTIKAKDELWYEHTTKSGKSQLINLRDRLFELELVETHKGIAESISVIRYVGSYRQDGFLLRPEQILFMLGMVASGEFQLLHIHRNRLILGV; from the coding sequence GTGGCTGTTGCAGTTGAAAAATTAATAACATCGGATATTTTAAAACCAGGGCGTTACCTGGGTAATGAGCGTTTAGCAGTACACAAACCTTGGGATACGGCAGCAATACGCTGGGTATTAACTTATCCAGAAGTATATGAAGTCGGTGCATCCAATTTAGGGCACATCATTCTCTATAACATTTTGAATGCCCAACCGCGTCAATTGTGCGATCGCGCCTACCTCCCAGGAAAAGACCTGGCAGCCAAACTACGCGAAACTAATACGCCATTGTTTGCTGTAGAGTCAAAGCGATCGCTCACGGAATTTGACATTTTAGGTTTTAGCCTCAGTTACGAACTGGGTGCAACTAATATCCTAGAAATGTTGGATTTGGCTGGAATTCCCTTGACGTGGCGAGAACGGCAAAAAGCAGAGGAAGCAGGGGGAGAATTTACGAATCTCCAGTCCCAGTTTCCATTAATTTTTGCTGGTGGGCAAACAGCAACATCTAATCCTGAACCTTATGCCGACTTCTTTGACTTTATCGCTCTTGGAGATGGAGAAGAACTACTGCCAGAAATTGGCTTGGTATTGGAAGAAGGCAAACAAGCAGGATTAAGTCGAGAACATCTGTTACTGGACTTAGCACAGATACCAGGTGTATATGTCCCTCAGTTTTACGACATGGCAGAGGATGGCTCGGTTCATCCTCATCGTCTAGACGTACCAAAACGAATTTTGCGACGGGTTGCAACTCCCATACCCGCGTATTCCATTGGGCTAGTTCCATACGTGGAAACAGTGCATGACCGCTTGACCATTGAGATTAGGCGTGGTTGCACTCGTGGCTGTCGGTTTTGTCAACCAGGAATGCTAACTCGACCAGCACGGGACGTGGAACCCAATCAGGTTGTAGAAGCAATTGAACAGGGGATACGGGCAACTGGTTACAATGAGTTTTCCCTATTATCCCTGAGTTGTTCTGATTATTTATCCCTGCCAGCAGTGGGGATGGAAATCAAAAATCGCTTAAAAAATGAAAATATTTCTCTGACTCTACCAAGCCAACGGGTAGACAGATTTGATGAAAATATTGCCAATATCCTTGGGGGTACGCGGCAAGGTGGACTGACTTTTGCTCCAGAAGCTGGAACTCAGCGAATGCGAGATATTGTCAATAAGGGTTTGACTAATGAAGAATTGTTGCGGGGGGTAAAAACCGCTTGGGAGCAAGGCTGGGATAAAATCAAGTTGTATTTTATGATTGGCTTGCCGGGTGAGACGGATGCTGACGTTTTGGGCATTGCCGAAACAGTAAGCTGGCTACAGCGAGAATGTCGGGGCAAGGGCAGAAAACCTCTAAACTTTAACCTGACGATTTCTAACTTTACGCCCAAGCCGCATACACCATTCCAATGGCACTCAGTTTCTACCACTGAATTTAAACGCAAACAAAACCTGTTGCGGCAAGAATTCCGCCGAATAAAGGGAGTGAAGGTAAATTTTACCGATGTTCGCATTTCGGCAATGGAAGATTTTGTGGGACGAGGCGATCGCAAATTGAGCAAAGTAGTCCGGCGTGCCTGGGAATTAGGTGCAGGTATGGATTCTTGGTATGAAAATTTAGATCAGGCTTTTAGCGCTTGGGGGTCTGCGATCGCTCAAGCCGATCTAGACTGGAAATATCGCCAAGTAGAAAATGGCGAATGGAATTTGTTTCACGCACAAGATCACACGACATCGCCAGATGCGGAAAATACCCAATTTTGTACAGACGCGATTAATCGCGTCTGTACCCACTCCCTCGATACCCCCCTCCCTTGGGATCATATTGATACTGGAATTGACAAAAAGTGGCTCAAAGAAGACTTGCAACGCGCCTTAGAAGCAGCAATTGTACCCGATTGCTCTTTTGAAGGTTGTTCCCACTGTGGCGTATGTGGAACCGACTTTGGCCATAACGTTGTGATTGAATCACCAGCTATTCCGAAGTTCGCTGGCGAGTTTGTCCCCAACACAACTAAGGTACAAAGACTGCGAGTTTGGTTTGGGAAACAGGGTAATATGGCTTTGGTAAGCCACCTAGATTTAATCCGTCTGTTTGACCGAGTTGTGCGGCGAGCAGGCTTACCAATCGCTTTCACTGGTGGATTTCATCCAATGCCGCGAATTTCTGTAGCAACTGCTTTGGCTCTAGGAGCTACTAGTAGTGGTGAAATTGCAGATTTTGAGTTAACTGTACCAGTGGCAGTCGATACTTTTCGAGAACAGTTGGTTCGGGAAATGCCCACAGACATACCTATATATGATGTGGAACAGATAGATTTAAAAACTCCGGCAGCGACTCAACTGCTAGAAACAGCAGAATATTTAATTACCGTAGCAGCACTTGAAGAAGTAACACCTATACAATGGCAAGAATGGATTGATACCATCAAAGCAAAAGACGAACTGTGGTACGAGCATACAACAAAGTCAGGCAAGAGCCAGTTAATAAATCTGCGCGATCGCTTGTTTGAACTGGAATTAGTAGAAACCCACAAAGGCATTGCAGAATCTATATCTGTTATCCGTTATGTAGGTAGCTATCGCCAAGATGGTTTTCTATTGCGTCCTGAA
- the clpS gene encoding ATP-dependent Clp protease adapter ClpS: protein MSVETIEKPSTTRKLAPRYRVLLHNDDYNSMEHVVQSLIATVPSLTQPQAVSIMMEAHTNGLALVITCALEHAEFYCETLKSHGLSSTIEPDE, encoded by the coding sequence GTGTCAGTTGAAACCATTGAAAAGCCTTCCACAACCCGTAAGCTCGCGCCTCGGTATCGCGTTTTGCTCCATAACGACGACTACAACTCGATGGAGCATGTTGTACAGTCACTAATAGCCACTGTGCCAAGCCTTACCCAACCCCAGGCTGTGAGCATCATGATGGAAGCCCATACTAACGGGCTAGCTTTAGTTATTACTTGCGCTCTGGAACATGCTGAGTTCTATTGCGAAACATTGAAAAGTCACGGTTTAAGTAGCACCATTGAACCTGATGAATAG
- a CDS encoding IS630 family transposase (programmed frameshift): MAKKYTVNLSNEEVEKLRSLIKTGKSKARTITRAHILLMASEGETDATIADRLRVSVSTVERTRAKLIKSGIEGTLNDRPHPPKPRKLDGFKEAFLIATACSKPPNGRTRWTLKLLADRIVRIEIVDSISYETVRSYLKKNDVKPWLKEQWCIPKVDAEYVLRMEDLLDLYGEAYDPKRPVVCFDECPYQLLEDVREPLPAEPEQPLRYDYEYKRKGSVNIFAFFQPLAGWRHLEVTQQRTKVDFALQMKNLVDIYHRDADVIRLVVDNLNTHNPASLYEVFSPEEARRIVQKLEFHYTPKHASWLNQVEIEFFVLSRQCLERRIKDVQTLSSEIATWEQQRNDASASVNWRFKTTDARRKMERLYPTMSPSKVELTEY, translated from the exons ATGGCAAAGAAGTATACAGTAAATTTGAGTAATGAAGAAGTAGAAAAACTGCGATCGCTAATCAAAACAGGTAAGAGTAAAGCAAGAACTATTACTCGTGCCCACATTCTTCTGATGGCTTCTGAGGGCGAAACTGATGCCACGATCGCAGATAGACTACGAGTCAGCGTCTCGACAGTTGAGCGCACCCGCGCCAAGTTGATCAAAAGTGGAATTGAGGGCACACTTAATGACCGTCCTCATCCACCCAAACCACGGAAGCTTGATGGTTTTAAAGAAGCATTTTTGATTGCTACAGCTTGTTCAAAACCCCCGAATGGACGCACACGATGGACACTGAAGCTTTTAGCAGACCGGATAGTGAGAATAGAAATTGTGGATTCTATTAGTTATGAAACTGTGCGTTCCTATTTAAAAAAAA ACGATGTCAAACCGTGGTTAAAAGAACAGTGGTGTATCCCCAAGGTGGATGCCGAGTATGTTTTACGGATGGAAGACTTGTTAGATTTATACGGCGAAGCTTACGATCCAAAACGTCCGGTAGTCTGTTTTGATGAATGTCCGTATCAATTGTTAGAAGACGTTAGAGAACCATTACCAGCCGAGCCAGAACAACCTCTTCGTTATGATTACGAGTATAAAAGAAAGGGTAGTGTCAATATATTTGCTTTTTTTCAACCCTTAGCGGGTTGGCGACATCTGGAAGTGACACAACAGAGGACAAAAGTGGATTTTGCTCTTCAAATGAAGAATTTGGTAGATATTTATCACCGCGATGCTGATGTTATTCGTCTAGTAGTCGATAACCTAAACACACATAATCCAGCATCTTTGTATGAAGTTTTTTCGCCTGAAGAAGCTCGTCGGATTGTTCAAAAATTAGAGTTTCACTACACACCAAAACATGCTTCTTGGTTAAATCAAGTTGAGATTGAATTCTTTGTTTTATCTCGACAGTGTTTAGAACGACGCATAAAAGACGTACAGACATTATCTTCTGAAATCGCCACTTGGGAACAACAACGGAATGATGCATCTGCCAGTGTAAATTGGCGCTTTAAAACCACTGATGCACGGAGAAAGATGGAGCGGTTATACCCAACCATGTCACCCAGCAAAGTTGAGTTGACAGAGTACTAG
- a CDS encoding IS5 family transposase, which translates to MSKAYPSNLTRVQYEFLSEMIPEPKPGGRKREVDIWEVLNGIFYVLVEGVRWRSLPGDFPAWQTVYTYFRNWRKDGTWLEIHDTLRQWTRIEQERHSSPSEAIIDSQSVKTAAMVHKAVGYDAGKKIKGRKRFMTVDTLGLVLRVLVTAASVGEREGGKKVLKRVKQSSNQVSRLTTIWVDGGFNGDPFMQWVMDFCRWIVQVVLRPEQTKGFVLLKKRWVVERTFGWLMGCRRLVRDYELLPETSETFIYLAMIRIMVRRLA; encoded by the coding sequence ATGAGTAAAGCATACCCCAGCAATCTGACCCGTGTTCAATATGAATTTCTGAGTGAGATGATTCCAGAACCAAAACCTGGTGGTCGCAAGCGTGAAGTTGATATATGGGAAGTCCTTAACGGAATTTTTTATGTCTTGGTAGAAGGAGTTAGATGGCGATCGCTACCGGGTGACTTTCCCGCATGGCAGACAGTGTACACCTATTTTCGTAATTGGCGCAAAGATGGAACTTGGCTAGAAATTCACGATACACTCCGGCAGTGGACGCGAATTGAGCAGGAGCGCCATTCGAGTCCATCAGAGGCAATCATTGATAGTCAAAGTGTGAAAACTGCTGCAATGGTACATAAAGCTGTGGGCTACGATGCGGGCAAGAAAATAAAAGGGCGCAAGCGATTTATGACAGTTGATACCTTGGGTTTAGTTTTGCGGGTCTTGGTAACAGCAGCCAGTGTGGGTGAGCGTGAAGGGGGCAAAAAAGTTCTTAAACGGGTAAAGCAATCTAGCAACCAGGTTTCTCGTTTGACAACCATTTGGGTGGATGGCGGCTTTAATGGTGATCCGTTCATGCAGTGGGTGATGGACTTCTGTCGTTGGATTGTGCAGGTGGTTCTGCGACCAGAACAAACCAAGGGTTTTGTGCTGCTCAAAAAACGTTGGGTCGTGGAGCGGACTTTTGGTTGGTTAATGGGGTGTCGGCGATTGGTTAGAGACTATGAATTATTGCCTGAAACATCGGAGACATTTATCTACCTTGCCATGATTCGGATCATGGTGAGGCGATTAGCATAA
- a CDS encoding STAS domain-containing protein: protein MQAVLNYPKIAVIRPQGFLNATNALEFERDMTTALAQNDISILVVDLAAVESLDSAGLMALLSIHKLALSLGRGFRLCAVAPSIRIIFELTQLDRVFEILDGEVESAAT from the coding sequence ATGCAGGCAGTGCTTAACTATCCGAAGATTGCAGTGATTCGCCCCCAAGGCTTTTTGAATGCTACAAACGCCTTGGAATTTGAACGAGATATGACCACAGCGTTAGCACAAAATGATATTTCCATCTTGGTAGTAGACCTCGCAGCAGTAGAATCGTTAGACAGCGCTGGGTTGATGGCATTGTTATCTATACACAAGCTGGCTCTTAGTTTAGGAAGGGGTTTCCGACTCTGCGCTGTTGCTCCGTCAATTAGAATTATTTTTGAATTAACGCAACTCGATAGGGTATTTGAAATATTGGATGGTGAAGTTGAGTCGGCTGCAACATAA
- a CDS encoding CPBP family intramembrane glutamic endopeptidase translates to MKKNLVRLAERPAPIRLGSFILALLLLWLPLAAPIYFLVHDSNLESILTLVLLYAVFIFLLRLWGKYVYQQPQILRHYGLEFTRQNGVDLLRGLALGIINILILFGVESLLGWLVWQQPKVLLLKVILEGLLVGLGIGFAEELLFRGWLLDELQRDYSPRVAMWTDAIAFATLHFIKPLEAILHTLPQFPALVLLGLTQVWGKRWRRGRLGFPIGLHGGLVWGYYIINVGKLVKYSGQVPDWVTGVNNNPLQGVMGVLLMSVLALWIRGRSVKN, encoded by the coding sequence ATGAAAAAAAACCTTGTCCGTTTAGCTGAACGCCCTGCCCCTATTAGGCTGGGTTCTTTTATTTTGGCTTTATTGCTGCTATGGTTGCCATTAGCTGCACCAATATACTTTCTAGTGCATGATTCAAACTTAGAAAGTATATTGACATTGGTATTGTTATATGCAGTATTTATTTTTCTGCTGAGACTATGGGGCAAATATGTCTACCAACAGCCCCAAATTCTGCGGCATTATGGCTTAGAATTCACGCGGCAAAACGGTGTGGATTTGCTGCGTGGGTTGGCTCTGGGAATAATTAATATTCTGATACTTTTTGGAGTAGAAAGTTTATTAGGTTGGTTGGTGTGGCAACAACCGAAAGTTTTGTTGCTGAAAGTAATTTTAGAGGGTTTACTTGTTGGCTTGGGCATCGGTTTTGCTGAGGAATTGTTATTCCGAGGCTGGTTGCTAGATGAATTACAACGAGATTACAGTCCGCGTGTGGCAATGTGGACAGATGCAATTGCGTTTGCTACATTGCACTTTATTAAACCCTTGGAGGCAATTCTTCATACACTACCGCAATTTCCAGCTTTAGTACTGCTGGGGTTAACGCAAGTATGGGGAAAGCGTTGGCGTAGGGGACGCTTGGGTTTTCCAATTGGTTTACATGGCGGTTTAGTTTGGGGTTACTACATTATTAATGTGGGTAAATTAGTGAAATATTCTGGTCAAGTTCCTGATTGGGTAACTGGTGTGAATAATAATCCCCTGCAAGGAGTGATGGGGGTGTTGTTAATGAGTGTACTAGCTTTGTGGATACGAGGGCGAAGTGTTAAAAATTAA